Genomic window (Terriglobus sp. TAA 43):
AGCCTTGGAAGCCTTGTGCGCGTACACGGTCACAGCGGTGTTGATCTCGCCGTTTGCCAGCACCTTCACGAGGGCCTTCTTCTTGCGAACCAGACCGTTTTCCAGCATCGCTTCGAAGGTCAGCTCGGTGACGTTCTTCGTTGCAGCAAACAGCTGGATCGTGTCGAGAGCCAGAACCTGGTACTCCTGACGGAAGATGTTGGTGAAGCCACGCTTCGGCAGACGGCGGTGCAGCGGCATCTGGCCGCCTTCAAAACCACGCATCATGCGCGAACCGGAACGTGCACGCTGACCATCATGACCACGCGTCGACGTCTTACCCATGCCCGAACCCATACCGCGGCCCACGCGCTTTTTGTTGCTGTTTGCGCCCTTCGGCGCATTCAAATTCGAAAGATTCAGTGCCATTGTGCTTTCCTCGCTCACGCCGAACCGGTAAGTCCGACTCGCATTTGCCGCGATGTTTTCTGCGGCAACTGACATAGTTCTATGTCAGTCTCGTTATCGCCTTATCAAAGGCTTTGTTTTGAAGCTGTGCCTTGCCTCTTATGCAGAGGCAAGGCAACAGATGTTATTCCCGCCCAGTCCACACATCGCGAAGCGATGTCGAGAACTGCACGAAGTGCCTACTCGACGATGCGAACCAGGTGCGGGATTGCCGCAACCATGCCGCGAACCGAGGGTGTGTCCTCGCGCTCCACGATCTGATTCAGACGCGTAAAGCCCAGGCCCTTAACTACCAGCTTGTGCTTGACCGGCGTCGCGATCTTCGAGCGGTAGTACTGGATCTTGATCTTGCCCGTGTTTTCTGCCATTACCTTATCCTCATGAGGAACGGAAACCGTTCCGCAAATCTCGTTCCAGCCTTAGAGTTCGTGAACATCCTTGCCGCGCAGAGCTGCAACAGCAGCCTTGTCACGCAGCTGGATCAGCGCGTCAAACGTGGCCTTGATCACGTTGTGCGGGTTCGCTGTTCCCAGCGACTTGGTCAGAACGTTCTGCACACCGGCAGACGTCATCACCGCACGCACCGCACCACCTGCGATCACACCGGTACCTTCAGGAGCCGGCTTCAGCAGCACGTGACCCGAGCCGTAACGGCCCAGCACCTGGTGCGGAATCGAGGTCTCGGTCAGGTTCACCTTGTGCAGGTTCTTCTTGGCCGCTTCAATGCCCTTGCGGATGGCCTGGGGAACTTCCTTGGCCTTGCCGCTGCCGTAACCCACAATGCCCTGCTCCGGATCGCCGATCACAACCAGTGCTGCGAACGACATATTCTTACCGCCCTTAACGACCTTGGTCACGCGGTTGATCGCGACGACCTGGTCCTTCAGGTTCAGCTTGTTTGCATCAATCTTCTTGCGAATTGCCATCTATATCCTCTTTCGCTAAACCTGAGTTAGAACTCGAGACCGGCTTCACGCGCGGCATCGGCCAGGGCCTTGATACGGCCGTGATACAGGTAACCACCACGGTCAAACACAACCTTGGTCACGCCTGCTTCCTTGGCACGCTCTGCAACCAGCTTGCCCACTTCCTGGGCTGCAGCGATGTTGCCGCCGCTCTTCTTCTCTTCACCCTTCTTGGCGATAGTGGAGGCGGAAGCCAGCGTGGTGTGCGTGGAGTCGTCGATGACCTGTGCGTAGATGTGGTTGAGCGAACGGAAGATGTTCAGGCGAGGACGCTCGGTGGTGCCGGCGACCTTCGCACGAACGCGCTTGTGAACGCGCTTCCGGATGACATTGCGCTGAGGTGCAGTGATCATTTCTTCTTTCCTTCCCTATCGGCGCAGATGCCTTGCATCTGCGTTCGGTATGGTGAGCGATGGCATCTCGTCCATCGCCTCGGGTTGATGTTTCAGTTTTAGTTCTTAGTCGCAGTAGGCAGTCAGAACCACAACTACCTACCGCGACCTCAAAACTTATTTCGAGCCGGTCTTGCCGACCTTCTTCTTCAGCTTCTCGTCCGAGTAACGTACGCCCTTGTTCTTGTACGGATCAGGCTTACGCAGCGAACGCATATCGGCGGCCACCTGGCCAACCTTCTGGCGATCGATGCCTTCGATCGTCAGGTGCGTCTGCTTCGGATCGATGGTGACTACGATGCCGGCGGGCAGCGGGAACTCGATCGGGTGGGAGTAGCCGAGCGTGAACACGACCATATCCTTGCCCTTCATCTCAGCACGGTAACCGATACCGACGATGTCCAGTTCCTTCTTCCAACCGTTCGTCACACCCTCAATGGCGTTGAATACCAGAGCGCGAGCCAGACCGTGGATGGCCTTCTGCGAATCGTTGTCGCGCACGGCGTGCACGAAACCATCCTTCTGCTCCAGGCGGATGCCGGTGGGCAGAAGAGCATTGACGGTGCCCTTGGGGCCAGTTACTTCAACGATGTTGCCATTCACCGTGTACTTCACGGTGGTAGCAACAGGAATCGGCTTCAAACCAATACGTGACATTTACTTTTCCTTGCGGCTTGCGAGTCCCGGATCATGCAGCAGTTAGCTTTGCGAACTAACCACTACAGACCGTTCCACTGCAGCCATCGCGAATCACTTCGCGGGAACAACTTGTACTGCGAGACTTCAAACCATATCCAGAGCAAAGCTCTGGCCACGATGTTGCACCGTTGCACGAACCACGTCGCGAAGCGACGTCGAAAACGGTGCGAAGCACTACCAGACGTGAGCTAGGACTTCGCCGCCAACGTTTTCCTTGCGAGCGGTACGGCCCGTCATCACACCCTTCGGCGTGGTGAGGATCGAGATACCGAGTCCACCCTGCACGCGGCGGATGTCCTGTGCACCGAGGTACACGCGCGAACCGGGCTTGGAGATACGCTTCAGGTCAAGAATGGCGCAGGTGCCTTCTGCGTCGTACTTCAGGTAAACGCGGAGAACGCGGCGGTCATTCTCTTCCACCATCTTGTAGTTCGCGATGTAGCCTTCTTCCTTCAGAATGCGGGCAATCTCCGCCTTCAGGTTCGAAGCGGGAACATCCATCTTCTGGTGACGGGCATTGATGGCGTTACGGACGCGGGTCAGGAAGTCTGCTACTGGGTCGGTCAGGTTCATGTGAACTCTTCTCTCTACCTCCCGTTCTCTGCGAGCGATGTGCTGGCAGAACTGGCGAAGGATTTGGCTGTACTGCTTACTTCATTCAGCCGGCTCGCCGTGAAGCGAGCCGGCCCATACTCTTTGCTTTCACCGGATCATGTCGCGGAGGCGACGTGAAAAACCGGTGCGAAGCACTACCAGCTGGACTTTACGACGCCTGGGATTTCACCCTTGAGCGCCAGACCACGGAAGCACAGCCGGCAGATGCCGAACTTGCGGAGGAATGCGCGGGGGCGACCGCAGAGCTGGCAGCGGTTGTGCTGGCGGCACTTGAACTTGGGCTTCTTTGCGTCCTTGACTGCTTTTGCAGTAGTCGACATATCTATTTGCTCCGATCTCTATTGGGCTATGCGCGGAACGGCATGCCGAAGTGCTTGAGGAGGACGCGCGCGCTGTTATCGTCCGCAGCGGTCGTCACGATGGTCACGTTCATACCCTTCAGCTTCTCCACCTTCGAGTAATCGATTTCGGGGAAGATGAGCTGATCACGCAGACCGAGCGTGTAGTTGCCGCGGCCGTCGAAGCTCTTCGAGGAGACACCCTTGAAGTCGCGCACGCGGGGCAGAGCCACCGAGATCAGACGATCAAGGAACTCGAACATTGCTTCACCGCGCAGGGTGACCATGGCGCCGATCGACTGGCCTTCACGCACCTTGAACTGAGCGATGGACTTCTTCGCCTTGGTCAGAACCGGCTTCTGGCCGGTTACGGCTGCCAGATCGCTGACCAGGGGGTCGATGATCTTGTTGTTCTGCGTCGCCTCACCGAGGCCCATATTGATGACGATCTTCTCGATCTTCGGCACTGCCATCACGTTCGTGATGCCCAGCTCCTTCTGAACGGCCGCCTTCAACTCGTTTGTATATTTCTCACGGAGTCGTGCCACTGTCGTTACTTCGCTTTCTCCACGGTCATCGGATTGGGCTTCGACTCGCGTCACGGCCCGTATACCGTTTCGTGGGGTGTTCCTTTGTTTCTGGATTCGCTGCTCGCTTGAGGACTTCGCCGGAACGCACCTGGCAAGCCAGAGAGGTCTTCCAACGAACAGCGCAGGCGCTTACGCACCTGCTATCTGAAAATCGCTTACTTCACCTTCGGATAAGCAATCGTTTCGCCGGTCGTCTTGGCAATGCGCTCACGCTTGCCGTCAACCACGCGAATGCTTACACGAGTCGCCTTACCGTTACCATCCACCAGAGCCACATTCGAAAGGTGGATCGGAGCTTCCTGCTCCAGGATGCCGCCCTTGATGTT
Coding sequences:
- the rplO gene encoding 50S ribosomal protein L15, with protein sequence MNLSNLNAPKGANSNKKRVGRGMGSGMGKTSTRGHDGQRARSGSRMMRGFEGGQMPLHRRLPKRGFTNIFRQEYQVLALDTIQLFAATKNVTELTFEAMLENGLVRKKKALVKVLANGEINTAVTVYAHKASKAAQAKIEAAGGKLVLLGAPAAEEAAA
- the rpmD gene encoding 50S ribosomal protein L30, which produces MAENTGKIKIQYYRSKIATPVKHKLVVKGLGFTRLNQIVEREDTPSVRGMVAAIPHLVRIVE
- the rpsE gene encoding 30S ribosomal protein S5; the protein is MAIRKKIDANKLNLKDQVVAINRVTKVVKGGKNMSFAALVVIGDPEQGIVGYGSGKAKEVPQAIRKGIEAAKKNLHKVNLTETSIPHQVLGRYGSGHVLLKPAPEGTGVIAGGAVRAVMTSAGVQNVLTKSLGTANPHNVIKATFDALIQLRDKAAVAALRGKDVHEL
- the rplR gene encoding 50S ribosomal protein L18, with amino-acid sequence MITAPQRNVIRKRVHKRVRAKVAGTTERPRLNIFRSLNHIYAQVIDDSTHTTLASASTIAKKGEEKKSGGNIAAAQEVGKLVAERAKEAGVTKVVFDRGGYLYHGRIKALADAAREAGLEF
- the rplF gene encoding 50S ribosomal protein L6; protein product: MSRIGLKPIPVATTVKYTVNGNIVEVTGPKGTVNALLPTGIRLEQKDGFVHAVRDNDSQKAIHGLARALVFNAIEGVTNGWKKELDIVGIGYRAEMKGKDMVVFTLGYSHPIEFPLPAGIVVTIDPKQTHLTIEGIDRQKVGQVAADMRSLRKPDPYKNKGVRYSDEKLKKKVGKTGSK
- the rpsH gene encoding 30S ribosomal protein S8, yielding MNLTDPVADFLTRVRNAINARHQKMDVPASNLKAEIARILKEEGYIANYKMVEENDRRVLRVYLKYDAEGTCAILDLKRISKPGSRVYLGAQDIRRVQGGLGISILTTPKGVMTGRTARKENVGGEVLAHVW
- a CDS encoding type Z 30S ribosomal protein S14 → MSTTAKAVKDAKKPKFKCRQHNRCQLCGRPRAFLRKFGICRLCFRGLALKGEIPGVVKSSW
- the rplE gene encoding 50S ribosomal protein L5 produces the protein MARLREKYTNELKAAVQKELGITNVMAVPKIEKIVINMGLGEATQNNKIIDPLVSDLAAVTGQKPVLTKAKKSIAQFKVREGQSIGAMVTLRGEAMFEFLDRLISVALPRVRDFKGVSSKSFDGRGNYTLGLRDQLIFPEIDYSKVEKLKGMNVTIVTTAADDNSARVLLKHFGMPFRA
- the rplX gene encoding 50S ribosomal protein L24, whose product is MAHVLKNDNVIVLAGKDKGKTGRVLRIVTDKNRVLVQGVGMIKKHVKPNPQANIKGGILEQEAPIHLSNVALVDGNGKATRVSIRVVDGKRERIAKTTGETIAYPKVK